The Pongo abelii isolate AG06213 chromosome 23, NHGRI_mPonAbe1-v2.0_pri, whole genome shotgun sequence genome includes a window with the following:
- the TUBA8 gene encoding tubulin alpha-8 chain isoform X1, translating into MLWGCRAKACWGPGLSDLDASLSPQRECISVHVGQAGVQIGNACWELFCLEHGIQADGTFDAQASKINDDDSFTTFFSETGNGKHVPRAVMIDLEPTVVDEVRAGTYRQLFHPEQLITGKEDAANNYARGHYTVGKESIDLVLDRIRKLTDACSGLQGFLIFHSFGGGTGSGFTSLLMERLSLDYGKKSKLEFAIYPAPQVSTAVVEPYNSILTTHTTLEHSDCAFMVDNEAIYDICRRNLDIERPTYTNLNRLISQIVSSITASLRFDGALNVDLTEFQTNLVPYPRIHFPLVTYAPIISAEKAYHEQLSVAEITSSCFEPNSQMVKCDPRHGKYMACCMLYRGDVVPKDVNVAIAAIKTKRTIQFVDWCPTGFKVGINYQPPTVVPGGDLAKVQRAVCMLSNTTAIAEAWARLDHKFDLMYAKRAFVHWYVGEGMEEGEFSEAREDLAALEKDYEEVGTDSFEEENEGEEF; encoded by the exons ATGTTATGGGGATGTAGGGCAAAGGCatgctgggggcctggactctcTGACCTCGATGCTTCCCTCTCCCCACAGCGGGAATGCATATCAGTCCACGTGGGCCAAGCAGGAGTTCAGATTGGCAATGCCTGCTGGGAGCTCTTCTGCCTGGAACACGGCATCCAGGCAGATGGCACCTTTGATGCTCAAGCCAGCAAGATCAATGATGATGACTCCTTCACCACCTTTTTCAGCGAGACTGGCAATGGGAAGCATGTGCCCCGGGCCGTCATGATAGATCTGGAGCCGACTGTAGTAG ATGAGGTTCGGGCAGGAACCTACCGCCAGCTCTTCCATCCAGAGCAACTGATCACAGGAAAGGAGGATGCAGCCAACAACTATGCCCGAGGCCACTACACGGTGGGCAAGGAGAGTATTGACCTGGTGCTGGACCGCATACGGAAGCTG ACAGATGCTTGCTCTGGCCTGCAAGGCTTCCTGATTTTCCACAGTTTTGGTGGGGGCACTGGCTCCGGCTTCACTTCTCTGCTGATGGAACGCCTCTCCCTGGATTATGGCAAGAAATCCAAGCTGGAGTTTGCCATCTACCCAGCCCCCCAGGTCTCTACTGCAGTGGTGGAGCCCTACAACTCCATCCTGACGACCCACACCACACTGGAACATTCAGATTGTGCTTTCATGGTGGACAACGAAGCCATCTATGACATCTGCCGCAGGAACCTTGACATTGAGCGCCCTACCTACACCAACCTCAACCGCCTCATCAGTCAGATCGTGTCCTCAATCACTGCTTCTCTCCGCTTTGACGGGGCCCTCAACGTGGACCTCActgagttccagaccaacctggtaCCCTACCCCCGCATCCACTTCCCGCTGGTCACCTACGCGCCCATCATCTCTGCCGAGAAAGCCTATCACGAACAGCTCTCCGTGGCCGAGATCACCAGCTCCTGCTTTGAGCCCAACAGCCAGATGGTGAAGTGCGACCCGAGACATGGCAAGTACATGGCCTGCTGCATGCTGTACCGGGGCGACGTGGTGCCTAAGGATGTGAATGTTGCTATTGCCGCCATCAAGACCAAGAGGACCATCCAGTTTGTAGACTGGTGTCCCACAGGCTTCAAG GTGGGCATCAACTACCAGCCCCCGACCGTGGTCCCCGGGGGAGACCTGGCCAAGGTGCAGCGGGCCGTCTGCATGCTCAGCAACACCACGGCCATCGCGGAGGCCTGGGCCCGCCTCGACCACAAGTTCGACCTCATGTATGCCAAGCGGGCCTTTGTACATTGGTATGTCGGAGAGGGGATGGAAGAAGGAGAATTTTCTGAGGCCAGGGAAGACTTAGCTGCCCTGGAGAAGGATTATGAAGAAGTGGGGACTGATTCgtttgaagaagaaaatgaaggggAGGAATTTTAA
- the TUBA8 gene encoding tubulin alpha-8 chain isoform X2 — translation MRECISVHVGQAGVQIGNACWELFCLEHGIQADGTFDAQASKINDDDSFTTFFSETGNGKHVPRAVMIDLEPTVVDEVRAGTYRQLFHPEQLITGKEDAANNYARGHYTVGKESIDLVLDRIRKLTDACSGLQGFLIFHSFGGGTGSGFTSLLMERLSLDYGKKSKLEFAIYPAPQVSTAVVEPYNSILTTHTTLEHSDCAFMVDNEAIYDICRRNLDIERPTYTNLNRLISQIVSSITASLRFDGALNVDLTEFQTNLVPYPRIHFPLVTYAPIISAEKAYHEQLSVAEITSSCFEPNSQMVKCDPRHGKYMACCMLYRGDVVPKDVNVAIAAIKTKRTIQFVDWCPTGFKYLSPLDSGQEMLALRGEQVGPGTRFMAVRWASTTSPRPWSPGETWPRCSGPSACSATPRPSRRPGPASTTSSTSCMPSGPLYIGMSERGWKKENFLRPGKT, via the exons CGGGAATGCATATCAGTCCACGTGGGCCAAGCAGGAGTTCAGATTGGCAATGCCTGCTGGGAGCTCTTCTGCCTGGAACACGGCATCCAGGCAGATGGCACCTTTGATGCTCAAGCCAGCAAGATCAATGATGATGACTCCTTCACCACCTTTTTCAGCGAGACTGGCAATGGGAAGCATGTGCCCCGGGCCGTCATGATAGATCTGGAGCCGACTGTAGTAG ATGAGGTTCGGGCAGGAACCTACCGCCAGCTCTTCCATCCAGAGCAACTGATCACAGGAAAGGAGGATGCAGCCAACAACTATGCCCGAGGCCACTACACGGTGGGCAAGGAGAGTATTGACCTGGTGCTGGACCGCATACGGAAGCTG ACAGATGCTTGCTCTGGCCTGCAAGGCTTCCTGATTTTCCACAGTTTTGGTGGGGGCACTGGCTCCGGCTTCACTTCTCTGCTGATGGAACGCCTCTCCCTGGATTATGGCAAGAAATCCAAGCTGGAGTTTGCCATCTACCCAGCCCCCCAGGTCTCTACTGCAGTGGTGGAGCCCTACAACTCCATCCTGACGACCCACACCACACTGGAACATTCAGATTGTGCTTTCATGGTGGACAACGAAGCCATCTATGACATCTGCCGCAGGAACCTTGACATTGAGCGCCCTACCTACACCAACCTCAACCGCCTCATCAGTCAGATCGTGTCCTCAATCACTGCTTCTCTCCGCTTTGACGGGGCCCTCAACGTGGACCTCActgagttccagaccaacctggtaCCCTACCCCCGCATCCACTTCCCGCTGGTCACCTACGCGCCCATCATCTCTGCCGAGAAAGCCTATCACGAACAGCTCTCCGTGGCCGAGATCACCAGCTCCTGCTTTGAGCCCAACAGCCAGATGGTGAAGTGCGACCCGAGACATGGCAAGTACATGGCCTGCTGCATGCTGTACCGGGGCGACGTGGTGCCTAAGGATGTGAATGTTGCTATTGCCGCCATCAAGACCAAGAGGACCATCCAGTTTGTAGACTGGTGTCCCACAGGCTTCAAG TACTTGTCCCCACTTGACTCAGGTCAAGAGATGTTAGCACTTAGAGGAGAGCAGGTTGGCCCAGGCACAAGGTTTATGGCAGTCAG GTGGGCATCAACTACCAGCCCCCGACCGTGGTCCCCGGGGGAGACCTGGCCAAGGTGCAGCGGGCCGTCTGCATGCTCAGCAACACCACGGCCATCGCGGAGGCCTGGGCCCGCCTCGACCACAAGTTCGACCTCATGTATGCCAAGCGGGCCTTTGTACATTGGTATGTCGGAGAGGGGATGGAAGAAGGAGAATTTTCTGAGGCCAGGGAAGACTTAG
- the TUBA8 gene encoding tubulin alpha-8 chain isoform X3: MRECISVHVGQAGVQIGNACWELFCLEHGIQADGTFDAQASKINDDDSFTTFFSETGNGKHVPRAVMIDLEPTVVDEVRAGTYRQLFHPEQLITGKEDAANNYARGHYTVGKESIDLVLDRIRKLTDACSGLQGFLIFHSFGGGTGSGFTSLLMERLSLDYGKKSKLEFAIYPAPQVSTAVVEPYNSILTTHTTLEHSDCAFMVDNEAIYDICRRNLDIERPTYTNLNRLISQIVSSITASLRFDGALNVDLTEFQTNLVPYPRIHFPLVTYAPIISAEKAYHEQLSVAEITSSCFEPNSQMVKCDPRHGKYMACCMLYRGDVVPKDVNVAIAAIKTKRTIQFVDWCPTGFKVGINYQPPTVVPGGDLAKVQRAVCMLSNTTAIAEAWARLDHKFDLMYAKRAFVHWYVGEGMEEGEFSEAREDLAALEKDYEEVGTDSFEEENEGEEF, translated from the exons CGGGAATGCATATCAGTCCACGTGGGCCAAGCAGGAGTTCAGATTGGCAATGCCTGCTGGGAGCTCTTCTGCCTGGAACACGGCATCCAGGCAGATGGCACCTTTGATGCTCAAGCCAGCAAGATCAATGATGATGACTCCTTCACCACCTTTTTCAGCGAGACTGGCAATGGGAAGCATGTGCCCCGGGCCGTCATGATAGATCTGGAGCCGACTGTAGTAG ATGAGGTTCGGGCAGGAACCTACCGCCAGCTCTTCCATCCAGAGCAACTGATCACAGGAAAGGAGGATGCAGCCAACAACTATGCCCGAGGCCACTACACGGTGGGCAAGGAGAGTATTGACCTGGTGCTGGACCGCATACGGAAGCTG ACAGATGCTTGCTCTGGCCTGCAAGGCTTCCTGATTTTCCACAGTTTTGGTGGGGGCACTGGCTCCGGCTTCACTTCTCTGCTGATGGAACGCCTCTCCCTGGATTATGGCAAGAAATCCAAGCTGGAGTTTGCCATCTACCCAGCCCCCCAGGTCTCTACTGCAGTGGTGGAGCCCTACAACTCCATCCTGACGACCCACACCACACTGGAACATTCAGATTGTGCTTTCATGGTGGACAACGAAGCCATCTATGACATCTGCCGCAGGAACCTTGACATTGAGCGCCCTACCTACACCAACCTCAACCGCCTCATCAGTCAGATCGTGTCCTCAATCACTGCTTCTCTCCGCTTTGACGGGGCCCTCAACGTGGACCTCActgagttccagaccaacctggtaCCCTACCCCCGCATCCACTTCCCGCTGGTCACCTACGCGCCCATCATCTCTGCCGAGAAAGCCTATCACGAACAGCTCTCCGTGGCCGAGATCACCAGCTCCTGCTTTGAGCCCAACAGCCAGATGGTGAAGTGCGACCCGAGACATGGCAAGTACATGGCCTGCTGCATGCTGTACCGGGGCGACGTGGTGCCTAAGGATGTGAATGTTGCTATTGCCGCCATCAAGACCAAGAGGACCATCCAGTTTGTAGACTGGTGTCCCACAGGCTTCAAG GTGGGCATCAACTACCAGCCCCCGACCGTGGTCCCCGGGGGAGACCTGGCCAAGGTGCAGCGGGCCGTCTGCATGCTCAGCAACACCACGGCCATCGCGGAGGCCTGGGCCCGCCTCGACCACAAGTTCGACCTCATGTATGCCAAGCGGGCCTTTGTACATTGGTATGTCGGAGAGGGGATGGAAGAAGGAGAATTTTCTGAGGCCAGGGAAGACTTAGCTGCCCTGGAGAAGGATTATGAAGAAGTGGGGACTGATTCgtttgaagaagaaaatgaaggggAGGAATTTTAA
- the TUBA8 gene encoding tubulin alpha-8 chain isoform X5, whose translation MIDLEPTVVDEVRAGTYRQLFHPEQLITGKEDAANNYARGHYTVGKESIDLVLDRIRKLTDACSGLQGFLIFHSFGGGTGSGFTSLLMERLSLDYGKKSKLEFAIYPAPQVSTAVVEPYNSILTTHTTLEHSDCAFMVDNEAIYDICRRNLDIERPTYTNLNRLISQIVSSITASLRFDGALNVDLTEFQTNLVPYPRIHFPLVTYAPIISAEKAYHEQLSVAEITSSCFEPNSQMVKCDPRHGKYMACCMLYRGDVVPKDVNVAIAAIKTKRTIQFVDWCPTGFKYLSPLDSGQEMLALRGEQVGPGTRFMAVRWASTTSPRPWSPGETWPRCSGPSACSATPRPSRRPGPASTTSSTSCMPSGPLYIGMSERGWKKENFLRPGKT comes from the exons ATGATAGATCTGGAGCCGACTGTAGTAG ATGAGGTTCGGGCAGGAACCTACCGCCAGCTCTTCCATCCAGAGCAACTGATCACAGGAAAGGAGGATGCAGCCAACAACTATGCCCGAGGCCACTACACGGTGGGCAAGGAGAGTATTGACCTGGTGCTGGACCGCATACGGAAGCTG ACAGATGCTTGCTCTGGCCTGCAAGGCTTCCTGATTTTCCACAGTTTTGGTGGGGGCACTGGCTCCGGCTTCACTTCTCTGCTGATGGAACGCCTCTCCCTGGATTATGGCAAGAAATCCAAGCTGGAGTTTGCCATCTACCCAGCCCCCCAGGTCTCTACTGCAGTGGTGGAGCCCTACAACTCCATCCTGACGACCCACACCACACTGGAACATTCAGATTGTGCTTTCATGGTGGACAACGAAGCCATCTATGACATCTGCCGCAGGAACCTTGACATTGAGCGCCCTACCTACACCAACCTCAACCGCCTCATCAGTCAGATCGTGTCCTCAATCACTGCTTCTCTCCGCTTTGACGGGGCCCTCAACGTGGACCTCActgagttccagaccaacctggtaCCCTACCCCCGCATCCACTTCCCGCTGGTCACCTACGCGCCCATCATCTCTGCCGAGAAAGCCTATCACGAACAGCTCTCCGTGGCCGAGATCACCAGCTCCTGCTTTGAGCCCAACAGCCAGATGGTGAAGTGCGACCCGAGACATGGCAAGTACATGGCCTGCTGCATGCTGTACCGGGGCGACGTGGTGCCTAAGGATGTGAATGTTGCTATTGCCGCCATCAAGACCAAGAGGACCATCCAGTTTGTAGACTGGTGTCCCACAGGCTTCAAG TACTTGTCCCCACTTGACTCAGGTCAAGAGATGTTAGCACTTAGAGGAGAGCAGGTTGGCCCAGGCACAAGGTTTATGGCAGTCAG GTGGGCATCAACTACCAGCCCCCGACCGTGGTCCCCGGGGGAGACCTGGCCAAGGTGCAGCGGGCCGTCTGCATGCTCAGCAACACCACGGCCATCGCGGAGGCCTGGGCCCGCCTCGACCACAAGTTCGACCTCATGTATGCCAAGCGGGCCTTTGTACATTGGTATGTCGGAGAGGGGATGGAAGAAGGAGAATTTTCTGAGGCCAGGGAAGACTTAG
- the TUBA8 gene encoding tubulin alpha-8 chain isoform X4 produces MIDLEPTVVDEVRAGTYRQLFHPEQLITGKEDAANNYARGHYTVGKESIDLVLDRIRKLTDACSGLQGFLIFHSFGGGTGSGFTSLLMERLSLDYGKKSKLEFAIYPAPQVSTAVVEPYNSILTTHTTLEHSDCAFMVDNEAIYDICRRNLDIERPTYTNLNRLISQIVSSITASLRFDGALNVDLTEFQTNLVPYPRIHFPLVTYAPIISAEKAYHEQLSVAEITSSCFEPNSQMVKCDPRHGKYMACCMLYRGDVVPKDVNVAIAAIKTKRTIQFVDWCPTGFKVGINYQPPTVVPGGDLAKVQRAVCMLSNTTAIAEAWARLDHKFDLMYAKRAFVHWYVGEGMEEGEFSEAREDLAALEKDYEEVGTDSFEEENEGEEF; encoded by the exons ATGATAGATCTGGAGCCGACTGTAGTAG ATGAGGTTCGGGCAGGAACCTACCGCCAGCTCTTCCATCCAGAGCAACTGATCACAGGAAAGGAGGATGCAGCCAACAACTATGCCCGAGGCCACTACACGGTGGGCAAGGAGAGTATTGACCTGGTGCTGGACCGCATACGGAAGCTG ACAGATGCTTGCTCTGGCCTGCAAGGCTTCCTGATTTTCCACAGTTTTGGTGGGGGCACTGGCTCCGGCTTCACTTCTCTGCTGATGGAACGCCTCTCCCTGGATTATGGCAAGAAATCCAAGCTGGAGTTTGCCATCTACCCAGCCCCCCAGGTCTCTACTGCAGTGGTGGAGCCCTACAACTCCATCCTGACGACCCACACCACACTGGAACATTCAGATTGTGCTTTCATGGTGGACAACGAAGCCATCTATGACATCTGCCGCAGGAACCTTGACATTGAGCGCCCTACCTACACCAACCTCAACCGCCTCATCAGTCAGATCGTGTCCTCAATCACTGCTTCTCTCCGCTTTGACGGGGCCCTCAACGTGGACCTCActgagttccagaccaacctggtaCCCTACCCCCGCATCCACTTCCCGCTGGTCACCTACGCGCCCATCATCTCTGCCGAGAAAGCCTATCACGAACAGCTCTCCGTGGCCGAGATCACCAGCTCCTGCTTTGAGCCCAACAGCCAGATGGTGAAGTGCGACCCGAGACATGGCAAGTACATGGCCTGCTGCATGCTGTACCGGGGCGACGTGGTGCCTAAGGATGTGAATGTTGCTATTGCCGCCATCAAGACCAAGAGGACCATCCAGTTTGTAGACTGGTGTCCCACAGGCTTCAAG GTGGGCATCAACTACCAGCCCCCGACCGTGGTCCCCGGGGGAGACCTGGCCAAGGTGCAGCGGGCCGTCTGCATGCTCAGCAACACCACGGCCATCGCGGAGGCCTGGGCCCGCCTCGACCACAAGTTCGACCTCATGTATGCCAAGCGGGCCTTTGTACATTGGTATGTCGGAGAGGGGATGGAAGAAGGAGAATTTTCTGAGGCCAGGGAAGACTTAGCTGCCCTGGAGAAGGATTATGAAGAAGTGGGGACTGATTCgtttgaagaagaaaatgaaggggAGGAATTTTAA